Genomic DNA from Thalassoroseus pseudoceratinae:
CCCAGCCCGTGTTCGATGTCGATCCACCACCGAGCCCGCTCCACGACCAACAACTTGATGAATCACAGCCGGATCCGTTTTGGCAGCCGTTTCCACCATTGCGGCATCCGCCATTGCAGCCAACGGTATTGCAGGCGGTCGAGTTGCAACCACCAGTTGGCCGGGTGACGCATCCGTTTCCGGTGACACAACCGTTTGTGATCGGCGTTTGCACGGTGCAGTTAGTGGGTTGAACGCCTGGAGCTGGTCCTAAGTGGTAGACACCTTCTTCTTCCTCAGCCACTTCTTCATGACCGACAAGAGTGATCAAATTGGACGACGATTGCGGTTGGATTAATTCCAATTCGCTTGGGTCGTAGCTGGCCAAAGAAATGACACTATCATCGGTCACGCTCGCGCCGGAGTCTCCGGGAATGCATGGGCTGCCGTGCGAGCTTGAGCAATTTTCCGTGCAATGCGTACTGCATCCGGTGTGACATTCATCGCTATCGCTTCCGAGCAAACCTGACAGGCAGCAGCGTTGTTTGCAGCCCACGTTTGCACATTCGTCGCAATAGTGCCCCCAGCATGCCCAAGGAGGGCAGCAGGTCGGCCAGTGAGCAGTTTGGAGACGGGTTTCGTACTCGGCCATTAACCGTTTTTGGTTAGCACGATGTTGCAAGCAGCCGAAGGTTTCCTTGAACCAATCCCGCGTTCCGAAACATGTCGGGGCGTAATCGGTCAAACCCGGATAGTACACCGGCGGATGGAAGGCTTGCGGGTACGGTCCGCAATGATTCGCAGCACACGGCCCGCAGGAATCACCGGCGAGCTGTGTGACAGGTTCGAAGAGACCGGCACCGGGGTCGGCTTCCGGGATGGGAGCGGTATACACGGACGCATGGCCCACCGACTCCGTGGGGGCGTCTTCCGCCCGTAACGAATTGGCGGACACGGCGAGACAGCAAATCGCTGCCATCGTCGCGAGCCGCGTTTTCCATGACATCCATGACATGACTCTGTTCCTCGAAATCGTGAAGCAAAGGCGGCTCGTCCTCGCCGCAGGTTGAGAATCTGTGCAAAACACCAGCCGTTGTGGACTTCCAGACTCAAATTCGAATGGTTGTTTCGTCGACTTAATAGTCTCGGAAGAAGCCACCAGTACTCCAGCCGAACGCCCCCAAGCCCATGTAATGATTGTTCAAAATCGGCGGGTGGAATCCGGTGAATGGGTTGGGATGAGCACGGTACTTCACTTCCACCTCCGTGCCTTGCAGGTGCCAATCTTCACGATAGCGAACCCCACGAGAGGTCATCACCCAACGTCCTTTGACATGGTGATAGAAAGGCGGATACAACGCCTTGTATTCGTGCGGGTAAAGCATCTCGTGCGGTGCCAACGCTTGGTTGGTGATGGTCGTGCTGCCGATTTCCGGTGGAACATAGGGGACCGGAGTCGGGTACATCGGAGCATTCAGATAAGGGTACCCGGGTTGTTGCAAATGCGTCGGTGGCATGCGTCCAGGACCGGCAATTGGTGAGGGCGGTGTGAACCGCTGAGTGCTCGTTTGTCGGACCGCTTGTGGCGAGTTGGCTTGGCCGGGTGTTTGTTGAGCCGATGCCGTCAACGGCGTGCCAGCAAGCAAGAACAGAACGACACTCAAAGAGCGCGTGCCGCGATACGAATTCAGGCGTCGCATAATGGATTCCTCCGTGAATCGAACGGGCATCGCGAGTGTCGGTGGGACAGATCCGACGGCTGCCCGAAAGCCTGTAACGTCCATCGGCTTTCCGGACGGCTAGAAATCAAACTGGAACGGTTCTACGCAACGTTCCAAACAGAGTCACCTCGCGCAAGGACGTGTATGCGATACAACCGTCACAGGCTGTAAGCCGGAAGCGTCGTCAATTACAATGGGCGTCCCGCAGAATACGAATGACGACAACGATCGGCTTTTCCACCAAAACCGATGTAACCGGAAAACTCGAACATCCAACCAAACAGACGAACGGATTCAAGGAGACTCTGTTGGCCAAAAAGCAGAATTCCACCAACGGCAACGGTGCCCATGATGCCAACGACGACACCGGGCGGATTGAATACGTCTCGTTGTCGCAAGAGACGCGGCGGCGTTACCTGAACTACGCCATGTCGGTAATCACGTCGCGTGCATTGCCGGATGTCCGCGACGGCCTGAAACCCGTGCAGCGTCGCATTATGTATGTGATGTATCACGGGTTAGGACTCACACCTTCCGCGAAACGCCGTAAGAGTATGAAAGTCTGCGGCGACACCACGGGGGACTTTCACCCACACGGCGATGGTGCGGTTTACGAAGCTCTGGTGCGATTGGCGCAGGACTTCACACTTCGGTATCCGTTGGTGGATGGCCAGGGGAACTTTGGTTCAGTCCTGGGACTGGCGCATGCAGCTGCGCGGTACACGGAAGTTCGATTACAGGCGATCGCCACCGAATTGATGAGCGAGCTACGGTATGAAACGGTCGCCACTCGTCCAAACTACGAAGGCTCGAAGGAGGAGCCCGTTGTCTTGCCAGCTCGGCTGCCGCACTTGCTGATCAACGGAATCGCGGGGATCGCGGTCGGCATGGCCACCAATATTCCGCCGCACAACCTGAACGAAATTGTCAAAGCCGCGACGACGTTAATCCAGAAGCCGGATACGTCGACCGCTCAGCTCCTACGGACGGTGAAGGGACCCGATTTTCCGCTCGGTGGACGTGTTGTGACCGATCGTCAGACCATTCGGGAGTGCTACGAGACCGGACGCGGTTCCATCAAAGTCCGTGGTGAATGGCAGTTCGACGATTCCGAAGGCAAGCCGTCGAAGAACCGTCTGGTCATCTATTCCGTGCCGTACGGAGTTTCGACGAACCCGTTGATGGAGTCGCTCGGTGGAATCTGCGAGGGGCGGAAACTTCCTCAGTTGGTCAGCATCACGGATGAAACGAACGAGGAGAACGGCTTGCGAATTGTGCTGGAACTCAAATCCGGCAGCAATCCCGAGTCCGTGATGGAGTATTTGTACAAGCACACGCCACTTGAGCAAAACTTTGCATACAACCTGACGGCACTTGCACCGGACGAAACCGGCGTCGGTGTGCCTCGGCGAATGAGCCTGAAGGAAATGTTGCAGCATTTCCTCGACTTCCGTTTGGAAACAGTGCGAAAGCGATTCCAATTCGAGTTGGATCAACTCG
This window encodes:
- a CDS encoding DNA gyrase/topoisomerase IV subunit A; translation: MTTTIGFSTKTDVTGKLEHPTKQTNGFKETLLAKKQNSTNGNGAHDANDDTGRIEYVSLSQETRRRYLNYAMSVITSRALPDVRDGLKPVQRRIMYVMYHGLGLTPSAKRRKSMKVCGDTTGDFHPHGDGAVYEALVRLAQDFTLRYPLVDGQGNFGSVLGLAHAAARYTEVRLQAIATELMSELRYETVATRPNYEGSKEEPVVLPARLPHLLINGIAGIAVGMATNIPPHNLNEIVKAATTLIQKPDTSTAQLLRTVKGPDFPLGGRVVTDRQTIRECYETGRGSIKVRGEWQFDDSEGKPSKNRLVIYSVPYGVSTNPLMESLGGICEGRKLPQLVSITDETNEENGLRIVLELKSGSNPESVMEYLYKHTPLEQNFAYNLTALAPDETGVGVPRRMSLKEMLQHFLDFRLETVRKRFQFELDQLERRIHILDGFALIFEGLDRALRIIRNSQGKRDAAEKLMAEFPLDEVQTYAILEMMLYKISQLEIDNIIEELREKQAAADEIRKILASEKKLWKVVENELEEIRKEYGDERRTTIGSVDDIAEYDPEAYILKENTNVVLTREGWIKRVGRLSSVKSTRVREGDEVLAVCPGSTVDTVVVFSNDGVAYTLRIDQIPVSSGYGEPLSKHVRLGDGVELVAAISTDSRFTPEDDTESDEQTPPPYFLIVTAMGQVMRLSLSGFREPSTKNGRKFCRLRAGDRVVHVELVRFQESIFLASADSRILHFGVEEIPILAGPGKGVIGIKLDKGDKVLGALLIGRPSDSLKVINTNGTPLTFGQMKYQMTSRGGRGVRTSQRNGFAEIVRPDIELVDWSDLES